A segment of the Juglans regia cultivar Chandler chromosome 15, Walnut 2.0, whole genome shotgun sequence genome:
ctccactctgAATTAAGACCCAATgcaccactccgagccaaccaatccgcaactttatttccctctctataaacatgacaaacaacgcacaccatagaatccatgagGGATaacgtatcttcccaaaaatcttctaaataccacacaccacaccttctcctatgccaccacgaaatcaccacttgcgaatctaattcaatttccacaaaattaatccccaaCTCCTTACAAGCTTTGAGCCCCTGAAGAACAGCTAACAACTCCGCTCTATTACTTGTACCGATcccaatagaagaattaaaagcataaaccataagaccacgatcattcctaatgataccgcccacccctgaacaaccaggattacccatactactcccatctgtattcaatttaaaccacccatgagctggcttttgccaagccactGGTTGTACATGCTTTCTAATAGGAACCAAAACATgaatattcaatgactgtaaAACCTGTAAATCATGTCTGGAACaattactaacctttttcatatctcgaactacaaatcccatccatctactaatagaaagccgAACCGAAAAAATAGACTGGAACCTTCCCTCCATATGCGCAGCACAACGTCTAGTCCAAagatgccaagtaataatagacggtaaaatccccactattaatcccagttgagaattaaaagatgcccttcgaaaccaaatttgtaccgtctccctccaagtacgaccaataggaataccaaaaatagatccatagaAGTGCCATATAGCCGATGCAAATTCCCCTGTAAGTAAcacatgatcttgatcttcataattaccttcatcacaacaatcacaacgagaaacaatctggatcccaatgcgccgaagacgatcatcaacacttaatgccatgaaccacaccttccacattaaaaccgaaactttaagtggaagtaatttatgccatacccaaggatgccactccatactagaACCTTGAACCCGAATATAATCCCAAGCGGATTTAGTCGAAAAATTCCCACTGTCattcttcatccagatcaatacatcagatcctcccttacacccagccaaagcctcaataataCTCTCCACCTTATCCTGACCAACTAACGtactcaaaaactccacatcccaactattggacaacttacactctttaacttgcaacatcggattacccactatctgtaactcatcaattagaggaccctcatctctccatttatcataccaaaataaaatattaccatctcgaactctccatttagaattattaaaaacactcggaatacttttgacaatcattttccaaaacctcgtaccttttctcatatcaataagacaccaactcgaatttcccacatattttcctttaaagaaactagcccacaaagattctcctttcaaaagattccaagcaaaCCTCATATGCAACGCTCTTTGAATATCCCCCAAATTCCGCAAACCAAGaccaccctcctctattggcttacaaatattctcccaagccacccactttttttttcctttaccattaatctcaccccaaaaaaatgtgctcaacagtcgatttaaaattttaataatagaatgagGAACCTGTAAAActgcaaaaatatgtaaagccatactagacagcACATGACGAAGTAAAATTAAGCGCCCACCCgcagataataatttcattttccaaccactgattttattccagactttgttaatcatctcctctagatgctcatgcttaagacgccctaaaacaatcggaaccccaaggtatttaaaaggaaacaaaccttcagagaaccctgtcagccttttaagatctctctttcttgctaacgaaattttaggagaataaaatatagccgtcttttctttactaatttgCTGACCtgtccatttttcatatttttcaaaaaccaccaAAAGTTCCTTAACCGATTTCTTACccccattcagaaaaataacaatatcatcagcatacataagatgagaaatatgaggagtacctctagcttgggaaaattttccaatcttgttcccatcaaagctttgtttcaaaagtctagaaagtacttcttgaagaataataaaaaggtaaggcgagagaggatccccttggcgcaaaccccgcctcccttgaaagaaacctttcgtcgtaccattaagcatcacagaataccacacattcgaaatacaagcacTAATTAgagcacaaaaggaagaaggaaagccaaaacacctcaaaacctcaagcaaaaaatgccactccacccgatcatatgctttagccatatcaactttaatcataatattaccaccatgtgaCGTCCTCTTCAGagagtgaaccatttcctgggtaagactgatattctcaaaaatacttcgcccaggtataaacgcacattgttcaagagaaatcattttgggaaggAAACTTGTCATgcgattcacaataatttttgaacaaattttatagaaaactgaacaaaggctaattggcctaaatttatcaaaccccgacggcacatctaccttcgggataagcacaatataagaagccgaataaaatctcggaaggcgttttgatagaaaaaattctgaaatggcTTCTAAAACATCcactttaaccacctcccagcaactcataaaaaaacccgcgccaaaaccatctggacccggagaactattaataggaatagTTGATAGAGCCTCTTTCACTTCAACCAACGAAGGGATCCCACAAAGCCGGACACAATCCTCATCATTAATAACCGACGAAATTAAACTAGATAAATCAGGCACCTCCCTAACCGGATTAGATCTTtgaagaaaatcagaaaaataatcaacagcTCCAAGATGAATTGCTTCCGGAGAATTAAACTCCAACCCATTCGAGGTTCTTAACTGATGAATTTTCCTATGCTTTTTATTAGATaaccacacatgaaaaaattttgtattcctaTCACCACCCATTCTCCACTTAATTTTAGCCATTTGTGCCAATCTAATATCCTCCCTAATCCTCCAAGAAGACAACTCATTAGAAGTCCTTACTAATTCCCTTTCAATATCAGCATCCCAACCTCTCTGCAACAAATTTTCCAGATTCTCAATCTTATCTTCAAGAATAGCAATCTGAGTATTAGTTCTCCCAAATACACTCTTGTTCCATACACGCAATGCCACCTtaagttttttaagtttagtagcTAATTTAAACAGCCCCGAACCAATAACCGATTCAGACCAAATCGTTTGAAC
Coding sequences within it:
- the LOC118344663 gene encoding uncharacterized protein LOC118344663 gives rise to the protein MRLLKFDEAISNETDGGKIWVFWKNELDVQVVRMSSQFVSLCITEGSNHFLGNFIYAKCNRLERQLLWEELNSDRMGGEPCFFAGDFNVIRSDIERCGGRPRNRVAIDEFNKWIHQGGLLEMNSQGGKFTWCNGQQGLSRAWAKLDRVLLDANFLSLFPTAHCLYLPRTTSDHCPMVIEFLSDPFSYGSPPFRFQQMWVEHPDFMTLVQTIWSESVIGSGLFKLATKLKKLKVALRVWNKSVFGRTNTQIAILEDKIENLENLLQRGWDADIERELVRTSNELSSWRIREDIRLAQMAKIKWRMGGDRNTKFFHVWLSNKKHRKIHQLRTSNGLEFNSPEAIHLGAVDYFSDFLQRSNPVREVPDLSSLISSVINDEDCVRLCGIPSLVEVKEALSTIPINSSPGNGSLSEEDVTWW